From the genome of Capra hircus breed San Clemente chromosome 21, ASM170441v1, whole genome shotgun sequence:
CATGGAAGTGACTCGTGTTTTACCGCATTTGAGACTTTCATTAACTCTGCAAGGCAGACACGAACTTCCCTGGATGGTAACAGAGGTCCAGAGAGGGTTTGTGGCTTTCCTGGgtcccacagtgaggaactggctgGCCCCACCCTAGTGCTTCTTAGAAGGGGTGTTCAGTGGGCACCGCTCCTCTGCCCAGAAGGCCCTCACCTGCCAGAATACTCGTGGCTGCCGAGACCCCAAAGAAACCTCCAGGGGCCAAAAGCAAGGGCCCCACATCGACACAGACCTCATCTGGGTCGCTGGGAGTGAGGCCGCTGTTCAAGGACACCTGAGGGACAGAAAGGGCATGAGTCCCTCACAGGGGGAGCCCACtgctctcccccagccccagcaggGGCAGTGTCCCCACCTGACTCACTGGCTCCCTGACCTGGAAGGCGGGTGGGCAGCTTGGAATCAGAGTGACATGGAGGGGCTCGCACACCTGGGCTCGTGCCAGCTCTCCCAGGCATGTGCTGGAGGCAAGTTAGGAGTCTGTGTAGAGAGCAGGGATCCCTATCGGTGTTGCCCGTGTGTGCCAGGGACCGCGTGTGCTGTCACAGGTGTGTCTGTGGGATCGTGGGAATCCATAGAGCTCTGAGCCCTGTAACCTGCACTTCCTGCTCAGTAGACCCAGGAAGGCAGGAGGGACGACTCACACGCAGCCTCTGCCCCCAGTAGGTGATCCGTGCTCTGAAGGGGTATGGCCGGTTCCGGAAGTCCTGGCGGCAGGAGCCCAGCAGCAGGCTGCCTCCATCCCTGTGGGCACTTGGAATCCAGCCGGGCCACACAGGACCCAAGGCCTAACCAGTAGGGGTGGTCCCAGAGGCCGTGCTGCCCAGGCCTGCAGTGCCACCCGCCCCCACTGGTATGGTCTAGCTCCAGCATCCGTTGCTGTATTCTGCTCTCACAGCAGAAGAGAGAGGAGCAGGAAAGTGAGCCTTGCCTGGCAGAATGCTGGGACTTGGAATACACAGAAGACGCCGAGGCCCGCCCTGGGACGCTTCCCTAGGGCTCAGCCTGGACCAACAGTGGGATTTCTACCCACAATCCCACAGGCCCACCACCGCCTCCATGCTCTCCCACTGGCTTCCCTCTGGGTAcggcttctctttcttctttctgccaCTCTTGACCCATAGCAGGACAGACAGCACGAGACCCATCGTAGCCGCCAAGGACAATATGACCAGCCCGCCTCCCCGCGGGGGTGAAGCAGCTGGTCCAGAGAGTTAGGAGTGCTGAGACATTCTGAGTGTGTCTGGGCTCGTGGACAACACAGAAGCTCTGACGGCAGCGAGCCCGTCACCACCGCCTTAGGCCGAGAGGGGGCAGCACTGAGCAGGGGAAGGGGCCCCGGCGGCGTGTTTGCCCTCTGAGCccctatgaccttgggcaagttgcctcACCTTTCCAAACCCGAGATCctccatctttaaaatgaggataataattgaAACTATCTCATAACATTGTTATGAGGGTTAACCAAGCCATGAGCCTGAAGTGCTTGGCGTAGTGCCTGGACTACAGTAAGCTCAGGTCATAAATGTTAGCAATTATTCTAATTGTTATGAGCTAAGAGAGAAGTGCTAAGAGACACTGATGACCTGGCCCAGCTACTGAGGAGGCATCTTGGCTGTGGAGGGATGGGGAGCCATGTCATTGGAGAGAAAACGACAGtgctggcaggcaggcaggcagctggTGCAGGAAAGGGCGTGGACCCTCCACCGGCAAGTCTGGCCTCAAATCTCAGCTCCGGgcacagctgtgtgacctggggcaaatcACTTCTCCTCTCTGGGCTCAACATCTTCACCTGTAACTGGGGCCTAATAATCCCCACTTCTCAAGAGTGTCAAGAGGAGATGATGGGAGTGAAAACACTGACCACAGGCCTCACCCTGCGTCATTTCACTACACCCGCTGCCCTGGGGCTGTTGGGTTCAGTGAATTGAGGACTCCGTGGAGTAATTCCCAAGAAGAGCAAGCCAACCCTGGTCCCAGGCCCTGGAGGAGGCTTGGCTGGGACCTAGTGAGAGGGGGGCCCTGGGCAGTGTCATCAGCTCAGATGAGAGGGCACCAAGGACACACTGCCCTAGGAGGAGGGCTCTCTGTGTGTGGGCCGCGTGGGTACCCACCGAGCTCCTTGCAGCCCAGGAATGAGGCAGGGGCCAACCCAGGCGGACCCTTACCCAAGCGGCTCGTAGAGGATGTGCCTGTCTGTGGCCAGCACGTAGATGGCAGGGCTGTTCTGTGTGGGAGGCGACAAGCAGTCTGAGACCCGGGCACAGGGcagagggtgagggtgtgggcgGGACAATGGGCAGGAGACCACCACTCACCTGGGCATCTTGGGCTGAGGAGTCGAAGAAGATCCCAATGCCATCCCCCAGGTCCGGTGCCCCCAGGACAGGGCCTACCTGGCCCCTGCCCTGGGTGTACCACATGGCCTGTGGGTCCACAGCTGCTCAGCTCAGGGGTCCCTGCAGGACGCTGGAACCCCGGGCTCACCACCAGCTTCTCTGACCCACCCCCTCTGCCAGACCTTCGTGGGGACCACTCACCATGCCCTGGGCTCCCCGGCGCCCCGGCCCGGTCACCCTCATCTGTATCTCCACCTCCCAGGCAGGGAAGAGGACGGGGGTTGTACTCCACACAGCGCCACTCCGGTTCCGCATGGATGGGGCCAGCCGTACCTCCTCCAGGCCCAGGATGGCATCTGCGGGCCAGGGCAGCTCAGGGCCTGGGCCCCACCAGCCCCTGCTCCCCCATCGCACTCTCTCACTGGTCTAGGCTGGGCTccagaaggaggaaggaggaaacaTCACAGCCAATAGGTAATAAGCTGGCTGGTCAGACAGTGGAATCCACCAGAGAAGTGGGGACTGGGTCTTTGCCAGGCTGAGGGAGGGTCAACAAAGTCTCCAGACACACATGGAGCGCTTTACCTGCCTTCTCACATAAGCCTCATTGCAAGTCTGTGCAGCTTGCTTTTATAGGGCCCCATTTTATCTTTTGATTATTTATTATActatttttggccacatggcatgggggatcttagttccccaaccaaggatcgaacccatgactccAGCAGTGGAAGCTTAGAGTcgtaaccacgggaccaccagggaagtcccaaggccccattttatagatgaggaagctgaggctcagaaaaattaaggaaCTAAATGAATGGGAACCCAGCTCCCTCTGATTCCAAAGTACAAGCCATTTCCACCATGAGAGAGATTTGTGtccaaagggaatggcaacccactgcagtattcctgcctggagaatcccatggagagaagaccctggcgggctacagtccacggggttgcaaagagtcagacatgactgagcaagtgagcatgGGAGCATTGTGTTTctcagaggaggaaagagaggcctGTGAGGGAAAGGACAGCTGGAGACCACGAACGCAGGGGAGCACCCTGAGAGAATAACCCGGTGGAGGGCCAGGGCTCCAGGCTCTGGACACATGGGTATGTCCAGACAGAGGTGAGCCTTCCTGGTGGGGGCACCTAGGGGGCATCTCAAGGTGGGGAAAGCATGAAAGCAGAGGAGGGGACTGGCCGTGGGGATGGAGTGGATGTGAGAATTACCACTGatgtgggtgggatgggggagagggaagggaggggcgaGAAACTGAGGCAGGCTTGGCAGGAAACAGAGAAGGGAGGCCAGAGGCCCTGCCCCAGCTGCCTCCACTCCCCTGTGGCCTGCCAGCCTGGAACCTGGCCCAGGGCCCAGACCCTGCCAGCATGTCCTGGAGACTCCTAATCCAGCCTGTTTGCTCAGCAGAGGccagagctgggggcagggaggctcaGAGGCTGCAAGGCCAGGAGGGCTGGAGCCCTTGGGAGCTACCATCGCCTCTGAAGTGGCATGCAGGAGGCAGAGGTTGCCCATGTCTGCCACACTTCTGTGCTGGGCCTCTGGTGGATTGTTCAGGGGACCTCACTGCAGACTGCAGGCTCCTCGAAACTGACTCAGCCCTGTGTCTCTGGGCAAGGCACAGAGGACATGGGGGTGAGCCAGATAAAAGGATGAACGAGTGAATGGACAGTGAGCATATCTCTGAGTGACCTTGAAGAATGTGCTTCTGCTCCCCCATATGTCCTGGAACACCCTAGACTTGGCATGGCCCAAAACAACGAGTGTGGTCCTACCATCCTGTACCTGAGGCAGGGCCTGCTCCGTGCTATGGGGAGCAGCCTCCTCCTTTGTTTACCTCCTGGGTCTTTGTGAGGGAGAACTGGGCTTAAAACCCTGCTAAGAGGGCCTGTCTTCTTAAAGGGATATTTGCTGTGGTCTTAGGAATGATGCTGTTTTTCAGACATTACATCTCATAGACACAGAAATACACAATGGATCTGCTTTCTCTCTTTGGTTTGGCTGCTAGGAGGCTCTAAACCCGGTTCATGGCTCAACTCTGAAGAGTGGGAAGGCTTCACAGCATATGTTTTGGCAGTAAGCCATGTTCTCGGACTCATTTCATGCCTCAGTCCTAACACTATGTCTCATTCTTCTGGCTTACTCCAAATTTAAATTCCTCTCAGTTGCATAGGTCCATATAAGTCCTCGAAAATCTTTTTAGAACAAGACCGAGTAGAAGACATTGTTTGTAGGTCTGGGTTTGGAAGGCCCTGAATACAATGTACGGGCTAAGATGCTCTTGTGCTTGCTTCCACCCAACACACATgcacagggcagggctgggaccctctctggtgaaaCAGCTAGCCACGAGGCTGCCTCCTTCCAGGCTGCCCCAGGTCTCCTGGACAGCCACGGCCTGACGGTGTAGCGCCAGAGGATCGGCTTGTGCTGATCCAAGCTGCCTTGCGTCTGTGAGTCTGAGCCTatgagcaggtgtgtgtgtgtgcacaggtcCATGAGGCAGGGTGGTGAAGGGATCTCCAAGgagaggcaagaagagaaggagagagaagtccCAGGGCAGAGAAGGGGAGAGGCAGACAGGAGAAGCTGAGGCGGACAGGTAGGGGTGGGGCTGTGGTGGTGGGGCAGGAGACAGGTCGGCTGGGGGGTCCTGGGGCCCCTGGCACTGTCTGCTCCAGGCCTGGCCCCGTCTTGGCAGTGGCTGTACTGGCAGGCCCACTCCCCACCCAGTCACAGCCACCCAGATCTGGTCAGCCCCTCCCGTGCTCTGAAGAACACTGGGCAAGGCTGGTCCTCACCCGACATTTTACCTCCGTGATGGCTCCAGAAGGGTATTCCAACCCCAGGCAATGCCAGCCTCGGTCCTTTGAAGCTGAGCTTGTACTCAAATCTTCGCTGAGGCAGATGGCCCCCCTCGGGGCTGTGGGGGTCCAGGAGTACGAGGAGCAGAAGGCAGAGCAAGGGATCCAGGCCACGGACCACCCTCATTGCGAAGGGAACTAGTAGCCGGGCCCCAGGGTGGATTTGCAGCTGGGAGGATAGGGAGGGGCTCCTGGGATGGGGCCAggtggggaggagccaggatgGCCCAGAACCTGGGTTTTTGGCActgtcttctccctccctccccagcacaGACATCCTGTTCCTTTCAGGCCTGATCTCAGGCCCCGCCCCACCCTTTACCTCCAGCCTGATGAGGCAGCCTGACCTCCTGCCAACCTGAGCTCTGCCCAGCTCCTCGGCTCAGGccatccttcctccttccttctgtcccCGCGGCTGCAGGGCCTCATCGGGATCACTGGGACGAGCCACCATCAGCAGCTCTGACTTTCCTCCCTGCCTGGGATGGGCCCCGGCATCCTGGCCCCTTCCCACGGATGGCTGTCCCTGCTGTCtggccatcaccaccacccccatccttCCCTGTCCTGCTCTCACTGCCTTGATTCTCAGCTCTCTCCCATACTCCCAAACACTCATGCCTCCAAGCAACGTGGTTTCCTCAACGAAGAAATTATatgagaataaaaaaaataaattatgtgaaAATAGAAAGAGAGTCTCAAGAGACAGAGCAAATAAATGCATCGCATGGACCTTGTGAGGGGAAAAATGAGATGGGGAAATTTGAACACTGGATATTTGATTAAGGGATTCTTGTTAGAATTTTTAGGAATAATAATGGTATTGtggtagaatttcttttttaagtcttACGTCTTCTGGAGAACTATACTAAAGCTTTATGGATGAATTGATATAACATTAGGATTTGCTTCCAAGTCTCCTAAAACTTGGGTGGGAAGAGGGGAACAGGGTGTGCATGGCAGAGAATTGGCCTTGAGTTGATAACTGTTAAAGTTGGGTAGTAGGGACGTGAGGGGTCCTTGTATTCTAATCTCTACTTTTATATGTTTGATAATTTCCATAATGAAAGaagttttgaaaaaataagaaatcctGGGACtccccttggtggtccagtggttaggaatctgcctagcaatgcaggggacgtgggttcgatctctggctggagaactaagatcccgcatgctgcagagcagctatgcccacgtgccacaactagagaagcctgcatCTTTTGCAACGAAAGAGTCCACACGGTGCAGccaagacctggagcagccaaatgaattaaaaaaaaaaaaagctgaaaaatcCTGTATCTCAAATATTTTCATCCAAATAAATTTTGGTTTTCCAGAGTGCCTCCAAGAATTCTGGATAGCTTAAGTTTTACTGTACTTTGTAAACCCCCAGTAGAATTAAGATACTGAAGCTCTACAAGTTAATTAAAACCACGGCTGCAAACGGAAAATTTTAGGACACGCTAAAAGAAGAACTTCATTTCTCTACACTGAGCCCTCAACCACCTCCACTCGCTTCTCCCCCTTCCTTTTGGCAGCCAAGCTATGGAAATGGGGGGTCCCCTCCAGCCCTGCTTCCTTGCCACCCCCTAAGTCCTCCCagctcctgccctccccacccccgcgccCCATGAAAACTGTTCCAGCAAGGCCTGACGATGCCCGCTCTCTGTACCCAGTGGACGCTTCTCAACATGGTCTCTGCAACATGAAACGCTGTAGACACCCCTCCCTTACCCCTGCTCTGAGAACGCCCGCCCCAGAGCTCACCTGCCTCTCTGCTGCCCCCAGCCACCCCAGGAATTGCTTCTTGATCACTCTTGTCCCTTCCTGGTCCCTCCCATCTCTCCAAAGGCTCCATATGCTACCTGGCCAAGCTCATCCACACCCACGGCTTCAAGCACCTTCTCTGGGCCCACAATCCCCAAATCTCCGCTTTCAGCCCAGCTTCTCCTGGAGTCACAGGCCCAAATAAACATTTAACTCTGGAGGGGACCTTTCTGCTTGGATGTCACAAAGGCTCCCAGGCCACAAATCCAAACcaaactcttctgcaacccccagcacatcctcctccagggctgGGGTGTCATGGGTGGACCACCCACCTTACCAAGCTGGAgactggagtgtccccagggcccTTCCACGGCCCCTTCCTCTCTTCAGCTGTCAGTAAGCTCTTCAATTGCTCCTGCCGCCCTCAAACTGTTACCTGATGCTTTACTCTCTCCAAGCCTCATGTACCTTATCTGTAAACTGGAGATAATAATAGTGTCTCTCTCCAAGGCTTGTTTGGAGGGTTAGATGAAATAATGCATCCATTGGAACAAAGAGGGGCAGAACTCAGCTCAGTAAAACACCAGCTGTGTTCATCTTCCTCTCCACCTCCTACCAGGTCCCACAGCCCGGGCCTCCATCAGTCACCTCCCACCTGGCCCGTCAGCCTTCCCACCATCTCCCCTGTCCCTTTCACTCTAGCCAGACTCCAGCCAGAATCATCTCTCTAAAATGCAGACCTGGCTAAActctgcccccagtccttctGTTGTTCTTGGTCATCTTTGCATAAACTTCTCACGGGGCCTGCAAAGCCAGGTGGGGTCTAGGCCCTGCTTTCTCTTTAGCCTCACTTGCTCCCAAACTGCATCCCTTGGCCCCTTAGCCCCGGGCACTAAGCCTCTCAACTGCCTCTCACCTCACTGCCTTTGTCCAGGCAGTGCCCTTCCTTTGGCAGGATCACCCTCCCTTTCTGTCCCCGATGGTCCTCCACTGTCTGAGAAGCTCCCTCTGTCCTCTGCCTCCCTGGCCTGGGTGGCAGTGGTGACACCCACCAGATTTCTGGGTACTGAACTGAGTTCTGAGCAGGTTCCCCCAGGTCCATGAGCTCCTTGGGTGAGAAATCCTCTCACTCATCTACGATGTGCCAGTGGCCAGGAGAGCACAAGCGAAGgatgaaagaaagggaggaatTAAGCTGTGAAGGGGGTGGAGAAGTCAGGAAGGACCGGGGCAGGACATCTGTCCCCTGTGCCTGCATTCCCACAGGGCCCCATCAGCTGGACCTGGCCCCTTCACTCTTGTCACAATTCTCCATTACGTCACCTGCTTGGCccctcttgtgaccccacggccaCGGGCATCTTTGGAGGTTTCTGAACCTGAGCTGGCTTCTGGACCAGTCAGTGAGAGCTGATCATCAAAAGGCACCCCAATCCCCACTTTCAGTGAAGTCAGGTTGGGAGCATGAAGTCCACCCTGTATTGGGCACAGAGTAGATACCAGCACACTCTAGATCGGAGCCCCCACCCGTGACCCCTGCCCTAGACCTGAGTGTCAGCTGTCTACCAGCGTGCCACTGCGTGGTACCCTCTCCTCGGCAACTCACCAGGACGGTCCCTCTCCCATCACAGACCCACTGCCCCTCACGCTCAGGATTCCAGCTGCCAACCCCGCCCCTGGCAAGCTCCCACTTGGGATCGCTACCGTGCCCTCCCCTCTCTACTGTCCACCTCCCTCTCAGCTTGTGGACACGATCCCGAGGTAAAAGTCCTTCCCTTTGGCAGTTAGATTTGCTTAAGCCTCTACTGCCTTAAAAATCCTTTCTTCATTACAGCTGGATTCCTCCACAGGCTACCTTCCTGCCGTCCTTGCACCTCCTCTAGCCATTGTGATCGTGATCTGGACTCCACCCCCACCAAACTTCAGTCTTGCTAAAGTCACCAGTGACCTCCTTGCAGCTAACCCCGACAGCAGACTGGTTCCCTCTCCTGTGTCCTCTGAGAAGCAGAGAACCTGctggcccctccctcttggaATGCTGCTACCCACCCCCTTACCCTCATTCATCCTTCCGATTTTAGCTTGCATGCTGCCTcttctgggaagccctctctgatCTACACATAAGGTCTGATTCCCAGGCTACACGTTTCTTCCATAGCACTTATCAGTTTGCCTATGTGATTGTCTTCCCAACTGTCAACTCCACAGGGTCTGTTTTGCTCACTGCTGAACCCTAGTCCCACCACACAGCAGGGATCCAACTGTgtgttgttgaatgaatggtctgatttaaaaaaaaatgcatctggCCATGTGCAGAGAAAACGAActgggggagaggaggcagcagcACTGAGCTGCAGGAGGTGATGGGGCCGGACCACAGTGGGCTGAGCAGCCCCGAGGCGTCCTGCACGGTCAGAACGGCCTGGATTTCAGGTCCTGCAGGCTGGGAGAGGACAGGTCAGAGCCCCAAGGACAAGTGGACACTCCACCAGCTGCCTGTCTCAGTGAATGAAGTGAACCCTCAGAGGCTCTCACTGACCAGTGGCCCCGCGGAACCCAGGGCCAGTCTGCCTTCTCCATCTGTGCCCTGCAAGGCTGGGCGCACGTGGGGCGGGGTCAGCGATGCCCGGCCTCAGGGGAGCTGTAAGATCGGTCAGCAGCTTAGAGCCTCCCCATCGTGGTCACGTCTCATCGGCACGAGATGTTTATCCTGCCTCCTACCAAGGGGAGCCCATGTCCGGCGCGTCAGGCCTGGCTTTCTCTGGCATCCATGCTCCAGCCCTCCCTGTGCTGTGAGCCTGAACACAGCAGGAGAGGCAGTTGGGATGCCGGCGGGGGGGATCCAAGCCCAGGACGCCCCGGAGCCAGGCCTGCCCGGCAGCGGGATGTTGGGGGAGGCGGGTGGTGAGAACTGCTTCTCAGCAGACACAGGACACTCGCTCGTGCAGCTGACACAAGGCAGTGGCTACATCTCCCCGCAgcgctccccaccccgcccccctcaCAGGGCAAGCACAGCCTCACTCACAAGAGACAGGGGGATGGACAAGATGGCACAGGGATGAGGGGCCGGGTGGGGCAGGCAGGCTCGGCGGATGAAGCGCCGAGACCGGGCAGCGGGGTCCTCATGGAGTGGTTTATTACGATTCCGTCTCACAAGGCAGGTGGGTGGGCGGCAGCGGCACACGGACTCCAAGCCCCCGACAGACGTCTGCCTCGGGCGCATGCAAACGGTGCGACATGGTCAAGCGCAGACACGGGGCGACCGAGGCAACATGGACACGGGAcacggggtggggagcagggccgGGGTGGTGGGTCCCTGGAGAGGGGCCTGGCCTCCCCAACCCTTGCGGGCAGGACAGGAAAATAAGATTCGTACTTCTTGTAAAATGCCCATTTGCTGGGTACTTTCTTTCTCCTTatcttgaaaaataataaaaaataaacacacggaaaaaaaaatctcaaaaaaagaaaaggaataaaactcTAAGAAGGCGAGAGATGGGAGGCCAGGGGGAGCCTGACCACGGCAGGGAGTCTACCCCCCCGCTCTTCAGCTTCCTCCCATCCGGGCCCGAGGGCAGGGCTCCCAAAGCCCCGCAGGTGGGTCCATGAAAGAAGGTGCCAGGCCTAGGCGGGGTCTCCGGGGGCCAGAGGGGGTGCGGGCTGGGACAGGAAAGaggcccaccagcctcctgctGGGCTCAGTTCGGGTTTGGGCCCAGTGAGCGGGGGCGCGAGGTCCGCAGTCTCTCTGGCTCAGTCCCCGCAGGCCCTCGGCCCGGGCGAGGCCGACAGTCACAGGTGCAGCTCGTGGGTCTTGATGCGCTCGAGCTGCTCGCGGAGCTGCAGGAAGGAGGGCCGCGTGGCGGCGTCCAGGTGCCAGCAGTTCTTCATGACCTCGTAGACTGCAGGCGGGCAGCCGTCGGGGGCATCCATCTTGTAGCCCTTCTCCACCCGCGGGACAACGTCCTTCAGGGGCTGCGCGGAGAAGGGGGTGGCGTGAGTCGGTGCGAGGCCTGACCCCGAGGGGACCCCTACTTAGGACTCCTCTCCATGACACCCCTAGTTCTGTCTCAGATCCAGGTCCTGGGGGTGGCCTGCGAGGACCCCAGGGCAGGCATGCAGCTTCCAGGCCTCAGATGCGGGAGGCAGGGCCCAGTGAGgccccccaccctgccaccctCCCCTTTCTCCAAGCCCCAGTCTCAGCCCCAGCGCCCACACTCACAATTCTTGGATAAGGCACTCGCCCGAAAGAGTAGATTTCCCAGAGAAGGATCCCGAAACTCCACACATCAGATTTGGTGGAGAATTTCTGCCATGTGGATGGGAGAGGCGGTGTCAGATCCTGGGAACTGGGGGTGGAGGTGACCAGCAACCCCATCCACCCCTGCTCAGGCCCAGAGGAGAAGCCCGCCCACCTTCTCTCTCAGGGCCTCGGGGGCTGTCCACTTGACCGGCAGCTTGCCCGTGTCCTGGGTGCTGGAGGCCTCCTTGGTGAGGCCGAAGTCGCTGACCTTGGCCACGTTGTCCTCGGACACCAGCACGTTGCGGGCGGCCAGATCCCGGTGCACGAAGTTGTTGCCCTCCAGGTACTCCATGGCCTCACAGACGTCTCTAGGGGTGAGCCACCCGCACGTGCCCTCAGGCAGGGGTCCCGTAGCAGggcagctccccccaccccccatcaggTTGCTTCACTCACAGTGAGAACTTGAGGAGACAGTCTCCGCCCAGCACCGACCGACCCCGAGACCGCAGGTAGTCCACTAGACTCCCCTGGGGCAGGATAGACAGACCGACAGGCCCCACAGGTTAGACGTGCCCTCCAGACCTCAGGGGGCTTGGGGCTGGGTAAATGGCGACACTCACGGGAGGTGTGAGGTGAGGGAAGGGACAGGGGAAAGGTCAGGACATCACTTCTGAAAGAACATCAGATCCTACACGTTGGACACTGCACTCAGCAATTTTCATGCATTTTCTCTTAATTCTCATAAATCTCTGAGGAAAACTCTGTTACTACCTCCCTTCACAGGCAAGGACCTGAGGTCTGGTGGGTGACACAACTTTTCCAAGGTCACCGGGAATGGTCATTCCACTGGTCACCTCCAATGAATAAACGGTGAGCCAAGACAAAAGCCAAGCCCCAGCGGCTTCAGAGCTCAgctggagagcaggggctgcgGGAGCATGGGCCCAGGGCACGCGGGGGGCCTGGGGCAGACACACACCTTGGCCATGTACTCGGTCACGATGTACAGCCCGCCCTTCTCCTCTACGATCACGCCCAGAAGCTGTACCAGGTTGCTATGCCGGAGCTGCCTGCAGCGGGACGGGGTGCTCAGAGCCTCCAAGCCTTGCCATCACCTCCCGGCTCCGGGGCGACCACCGCCCCCCCGACCCACTGCCCCAGCTCACGTCATGACGGAGGCTTCAGCCAGGAAGGCCTGTGCAGTGGCATCGTTCTTGATGCATTTGACAGCGACTTTGTTCCCTCGGTAGTCCCCCAGCATCACGTCTGGGGAGACAGTGGGGCTCGGTCCCTGGGCTCCCCACGGCCACCAGCGCCCCCCAGGCGCCCACCCTCCCTGGCTCACCTCCAAACTCCCCCTTCCCTATCGTCTGCAGCAGCTTCAGGTCCTTCATGCTCAGCGCCCAGCCGCCTGGGTAGGAGGGGACAGGGGGGCAGGAGGCGGTGGTCAGGGAGGGGGGCTTAAGTCAGAGCAGGGGTCGCAGCAGAGGAAGACTGGACTATGACATGTGGGTTCCCTGGAGGTCTCCAGAGCCTCTGGGATGGGGGTTGTGCCAGGAAgcctgggtgggggaggaggcgggtgggcaagagaggggtggggtgggggtggcactCACTGCGGAAGAACTCATCCTGGGCAGCCACGGTGCCCTCCATGACCTTTGGCTTGATGAGGCGAGTACAGAGGCCGTCTGCATCTGAGGTGTAGTGCTGCAGGGCGCAGGGCAGCCCCTCAAAACCGGCCCCTGGGCACCACCAGTGCACCGCTCTGATCTGACcaccagagggcagcagaggccgGTCCCACCCAGTCCAGAGTTGCTTTGGGGAGGGAGGGTCCCCCATTTTCTAGCAGGGTTAGGGAGGCCCAGACACACAGCCTGTCTACCATGCCACCCCACACGCCAGGTGCTGGACGGACACTGGCTGTTGCTATCACTTGGCCGCACCAGCAGCCCTGACTCAGCCTCTAGCCAGGTGTGCAGAGGACCCCTGCCGCAAGTCAGGCCAGCAGCAGGGACAGTGCTGAGGGTGGGTGCAGGAGGCACCTGAAGGCTGCCTGGGGCAGAGTCGGCCTTAGGAACTGCCAGACACGGGGGCCACCAAGGTGGAGCTCGAGGGGCCATGCTTATACACATGATTGGGCAGACAGTTCTGAGTGGCTGGAGGGAAGCTAGCTCTGGGATCAGAAGACTCAGATCTAGTTCTGGAACCTCCAATTCACAGCAGGGTGACCAGCAGCAAGTCCCTTAACTGCTCTGAACCTTTGTTTCCTGGCCTACATACTGGGGTGCCATCTCCGTGTGGAGGCACTGTGGGGTCAGAGATCAACCCTGGCACACAACAGGGGCTCTATGGAGaaacagggaaaggcaggctCGCCGAGGTTGcgggacctgcccaaggt
Proteins encoded in this window:
- the CSK gene encoding tyrosine-protein kinase CSK isoform X1; translation: MSAIQAAWPSGTECIAKYNFHGTAEQDLPFCKGDVLTIVAVTKDPNWYKAKNKVGREGIIPANYVQKREGVKAGTKLSLMPWFHGKITREQAERLLCPPETGLFLVRESTNYPGDYTLCVSCDGKVEHYRIMYHASKLSIDEEVYFENLMQLVEHYTSDADGLCTRLIKPKVMEGTVAAQDEFFRSGWALSMKDLKLLQTIGKGEFGDVMLGDYRGNKVAVKCIKNDATAQAFLAEASVMTQLRHSNLVQLLGVIVEEKGGLYIVTEYMAKGSLVDYLRSRGRSVLGGDCLLKFSLDVCEAMEYLEGNNFVHRDLAARNVLVSEDNVAKVSDFGLTKEASSTQDTGKLPVKWTAPEALREKKFSTKSDVWSFGILLWEIYSFGRVPYPRIPLKDVVPRVEKGYKMDAPDGCPPAVYEVMKNCWHLDAATRPSFLQLREQLERIKTHELHL
- the CSK gene encoding tyrosine-protein kinase CSK isoform X2 produces the protein MPWFHGKITREQAERLLCPPETGLFLVRESTNYPGDYTLCVSCDGKVEHYRIMYHASKLSIDEEVYFENLMQLVEHYTSDADGLCTRLIKPKVMEGTVAAQDEFFRSGWALSMKDLKLLQTIGKGEFGDVMLGDYRGNKVAVKCIKNDATAQAFLAEASVMTQLRHSNLVQLLGVIVEEKGGLYIVTEYMAKGSLVDYLRSRGRSVLGGDCLLKFSLDVCEAMEYLEGNNFVHRDLAARNVLVSEDNVAKVSDFGLTKEASSTQDTGKLPVKWTAPEALREKKFSTKSDVWSFGILLWEIYSFGRVPYPRIPLKDVVPRVEKGYKMDAPDGCPPAVYEVMKNCWHLDAATRPSFLQLREQLERIKTHELHL